Proteins encoded in a region of the Drosophila busckii strain San Diego stock center, stock number 13000-0081.31 chromosome 2L, ASM1175060v1, whole genome shotgun sequence genome:
- the LOC108594500 gene encoding LOW QUALITY PROTEIN: uncharacterized protein LOC108594500 (The sequence of the model RefSeq protein was modified relative to this genomic sequence to represent the inferred CDS: deleted 2 bases in 2 codons), with product MGAARDATTTTTTKPLSTLDITSANSAQQLTLATKVRRKASTRSRRRLHPPLPLGQLLWLWLLCWLSQLRAECPAVCECKWKSGKESVLCLNANLTHIPAPLDAGTQLLDLSGNDIQTMPDDSFAAAQLLNLQKVYLARCRLRLIERHAFRKLINLVELDLSHNQLAAIPSLALFHVSELRELRLSGNPIVRVPDDAFAHVAQLVRLELSDCRLAAVAVRAFAGLESSLEWLKLDGNRLSEVRSGTITSLSSLHGLELARNAWNCSCALRPLRAWMLQQNIPSTIPPSCEAPPRLAGRAWDKLDVDDFACVPQIVATDTTAHGVEGRNVTMSCYVEGVPQPAVRWLLKNRLIANLSAAAGGGGDEYDELPRTAAATQGRKTYVVNMLRNASNLTILTADMQDAGIYTCAAENKAGKVEASVTLAVSRRPPEAPLGVRIILLGVLAALLLVVGSSFAAICLCSLRRRRKLRLWNSVPPVRRSESYEKIEMTTRSRPDLGGGASCGGGSATGAALFQDAAEEQHNYLRAAHTPLQDDAGQVSCQVALPTVNPSAGNATARRNGDYLHVSTHCDDDEEEEQLPPRPAALPTSLANNSEETDLHIPRLIDIGGTDSASSSISSQVDAAARLAGYASNWKPTPIATTKITSPHSKPAASASTSTPFAHYGNPTQDEMATSVFCSSNGDGQEQDLFDSNYPDLLDIAKYAVAQAAQANHAYPPNSSSNANGGLCTLPRKLKQSGKYFRNSSDSQSPLLADNSSKYGSSTLGDNSFLNEAMGLGRRFSAESSYANYASTTTYTGGGQRANSFLNLVQSGAHKGGLYAQQLSAKPSLPSSPVQHQRSLSSAATPLLDFAALTNRAAGATNSSVAAYDYHAAQLERFLEEYRNLQDQLCKMKETCDTIRKKETPLRAPLGPGSAAQLADPVMYSAATAAHSPKPPASTLKAKTLLPGQPPDPPPYWLHRNAMLKRLNAEANGGASSPQPSQDIFKS from the exons ATGGGCGCAGCGAGAGatgcaacgacgacgacgacgacgaagccGCTGTCGACGCTGGACATAACCAGCGCAAACAGCGCGCAACAACTGACGCTGGCCACCAAGGTGCGCCGAAAAGCGTCGACGCGAAGTCGCAGACGTCTGCATCCGCCTCTGCCGCTGGGCCAGCTGCTCTGGCTATGGCTGCTCTGCTGGCTCAGCCAGCTGCGCGCCGAATGTCCCGCGGTATGCGAGTGCAAGTGGAAGAGCGGCAAGGAGTCGGTCTTGTGCCTTAATGCCAATCTCACACACATACCCGCGCCCCTCGACGCCGGCACCCAGCTGCTCGATCTCAGCGGCAACGATATACAGACCATGCCCGACGACAGCTTCGCCGCCGCCCAGCTGCTCAATCTGCAGAAGGTCTACCTAGCCCGCTGTCGACTGCGGCTCATCGAGCGTCACGCGTTTCGCAAGCTCATCAACCTAGTCGAGCTGGATCTCAGCCACAATCAGCTGGCGGCCATACCCTCGCTAGCGCTCTTTCACGTCTCCGAGCTGCGTGAGCTGCGCCTCAGCGGCAACCCCATAGTGCGTGTGCCCGACGACGCCTTTGCGCATGTCGCGCAGCTGGTGCGCCTCGAGCTGAGCGACTGTCGCCTCGCTGCGGTGGCGGTGCGCGCCTTTGCCGGCCTGGAGAGCAGTCTGGAGTGGCTGAAGCTCGACGGCAATCGCCTGAGCGAGGTCAGATCGGGCACCATTACCTCGCTGTCATCGCTGCATGGACTGGAGCTGGCACGCAATGCCTGGAACTGCAGCTGCGCCCTGCGCCCGCTGCGCGCCTGGATGCTGCAGCAGAATATACCCAGCACCATACCGCCCAGCTGCGAGGCGCCGCCGCGTCTAGCGGGACGTGCCTGGGACAAGCTGGATGTGGACGATTTCGCCTGCGTGCCACAAATTGTAGCCACCGACACCACAGCCCATGGCGTCGAGGGACGCAATGTGACCATGAGCTGCTACGTCGAGGGCGTGCCGCAGCCCGCC GTGCGCTGGCTGCTCAAGAATCGACTCATAGCCAATCTGAGTGCAgccgctggcggcggcggcgatgAGTACGATGAGCTGCCGCGCACGGCGGCCGCCACGCAAGGACGCAAGACCTATGTCGTTAATATGCTGCGCAACGCCTCCAACCTCACCATACTCACAGCGGATATGCAGGATGCGGGCATTTACACCTGCGCGGCGGAGAACAAGGCGGGCAAGGTGGAGGCGAGCGTTACTTTGGCGGTCTCGCGACGTCCGCCCGAGGCGCCGCTGGGCGTGCGCATTATACTGCTGGGCGTGCTGGCCGccttgctgctggtggtgggcAGCTCCTTTGCCGCCATTTGCCTCTGCTCGCTGCGGCGGCGACGCAAGCTGCGACTGTGGAACTCTGTGCCGCCCGTGCGGCGCAGCGAGAGCTATGAAAAGATTGAAATGACGACAAGGTCGCGTCCCGATTTGGGTGGTGGTGCCAGCTGTGGCGGTGGCAGCGCCACGGGTGCAGCGCTGTTTCAGGATGCGGCTGAGGAGCAGCACAACTATCTGCGGGCCGCCCACACGCCCTTGCAGGATGATGCGGGTCAGGTCAGCTGTCAGGTGGCGCTGCCTACTGTGAATCCTAGCGCCGGCAATGCGACAGCGCGACGCAATGGCGATTACCTGCATGTATCCACGCACTGTGATGATgacgaggaggaggagcagctgccGCCCCGCCCAGCGGCGTTGCCCACAAGCCTTGCGAATAATTCGGAGGAAACGGATCTGCATATACCGCGTCTGATTGACATCGGCGG CACTGACTCCGCCTCCAGCTCAATATCAAGCCAAGTAGACGCAGCCGCGCGTCTGGCAGGCTATGCCAGTAACTGGAAGCCAACGCCCATAGCGACAACAAAGATCACCTCGCCGCACAGCAAGCCAGCGGCGAGTGCATCCACGAGCACGCCGTTTGCGCACTACGGCAATCCGACGCAGGATGAGATGGCCACGTCGGtgttttgcagcagcaacggcgaTGGCCAGGAGCAGGATCTCTTTGATAGCAACTATCCGGATCTGCTGGACATAGCCAAGTATGCTGTGGCGCAGGCAGCGCAAGCCAACCACGCCTACccgcccaacagcagcagcaatgccaacGGCGGGCTCTGCACGCTGCCGCGCAAGCTCAAGCAAAGCGGCAAGTACTTCAGGAACAGCTCGGACAGCCAGTCGCCGCTGCTGGcggacaacagcagcaaatacgGCAGCAGCACGCTGGGCGACAACAGTTTTCTCAACGAGGCCATGGGCCTGGGCAGACGCTTCAGCGCGGAGTCCAGCTATGCCAACTATGCCAGCACCACGACCTACACGGGCGGCGGCCAGCGCGCGAACAGTTTCCTCAATCTGGTGCAGAGTGGCGCCCACAAGGGCGGACTctatgcgcagcagctgagcgcCAAGCCCAGCCTGCCCTCCTCACCCGTGCAGCATCAGCGCTCGCTTAGCAGCGCGGCGACGCCGCTGCTGGACTTTGCGGCGCTAACAAACCGAGCAGCGGGTGCCACCAACTCGTCGGTGGCCGCCTATGACTATCATGCAGCGCAGCTAGAACGTTTTCTGGAGGAGTATCGCAATCTGCAGGATCAGCTGTGC AAGATGAAGGAGACCTGCGATACCATACGCAAAAAGGAGACGCCGCTGCGCGCGCCGCTGGGTCCGGGCTCGGCGGCACAGCTGGCGGATCCTGTGATGTATagcgcagcaacagcggcgcACAGTCCAAAGCCGCCGGCGTCCACACTCAAGGCGAAGACGTTGCTGCCGGGACAGCCGCCGGATCCGCCACCCTATTGGCTGCATCGCAATGCGATGCTGAAGCGTCTGAATGCGGAGGCCAATGGCGGCGCCAGCTCGCCGCAGCCCAGCCAGGATATCTTCAAGAGCTAA